DNA from Rhodothermia bacterium:
GTATTCCATTGGCCTATTTTTGATGCCATAGGTACATATCTTCGGCCGGGTTGCTCATAAACACCGAATTTGGGAAACCATTGGGCCACCATAAAAAACAGCTGCCCTGCCTCGTCGGTTGCCCAGCCTGTACGGGCAAAGATTTTGGGCAACTTGGCCTCGAAAGTGACTTCTAAGGAAATCGTTTTTCCGGGCGGAACAGGCTGAGGTAAGGCAAGCGAGGCGACGGTAAAATCATTAGGATTCCCATCATCTGGTTGGATAAACGTAAGTTTTGAACGGAGGTCTAAGCCATCGGTTTGGCGGATGCTTTTTATGGTCATATGGCCGCGAGTGTCTTTGTTGTCCGTTTTAAAGCCGCGATGTTCGCCCCCGCTTTCGCGCATGAAAGTGGACTTTTCATCTCGGAAGGCATTTAGATAGAGGTGAAATTGAAGCTCGTTTACAGGTGATCCTCCCGTATTGCGCCACGTCATGATTTGGGAGCCATACAACGTTTTGCGTGCTGCATCTAACCGTACTTTGATATGATACGACACCAAACGATCGCTAAGGGGTGCTTGTGCCCATAAAAAAACGGGCAATATGCTTAAAAGCAAGAAGAAGATGCTGTTTTTCATCGTAGATTGAGATTTTCACTAAAGTACGTTACCGCCCCAAGGTTTCAAAGAACGGATTTTAAAACGCTTTAACAAGTTGGAGGAACGATGCGCCGACTCTTCTGGATAATGCTTTTGGTCTTTGCAGGATGTAAGACGACCGCCCCTAAAACAACCCCTCAAACCGATGCAGCACCCTTGATTTTGATCTCCTTGGATGGCTTTAGAAGCGATTATTGGCAAAAAACAGATGCGCCGACACTTCGAAACATGGTTGCTTCCGGTGTACGGGCAGAATGGATGTCGCCAGCCTTCCCCTCAAAAACATTCCCAAATCATTACACCCTTGTAACGGGTCTTTATCCCGATCATCATGGCATTGTGAACAACAACATGTTCGACAGCACCATGACGGAGATTTTTGCCTTGAGGAACCGAAAAGCTGTAACCGATCCACGTTGGTGGGGCGGCGAACCCATTTGGGTGACCGCGCAAAAACAAGGAAAACGATCGGGCGTGATGTTTTGGCCCGGCTCCGAGGCTCCGATTAAAGGCGTATTTCCAACCTATTGGAAGGTTTATGAACATGAAATGCCCGGAAATGCGCGTATAGATACATTACTTTCATGGTTAGACCTCCCAAAAGAAAAAAGGCCGCACCTCTTTACCCTATATTTTAGCCAGACCGATGACGCCGGACACCGCTATGGGCCTGATGCACCGGAAACACAGGCCGCAATCCGAGAGGTTGATGAATATCTTGCTCGATTGATGAACGGATTGGAAAGACGGGGACTTGCCGGGAAGGTGAACGTGATCATTACTTCCGA
Protein-coding regions in this window:
- a CDS encoding alkaline phosphatase family protein; the protein is MRRLFWIMLLVFAGCKTTAPKTTPQTDAAPLILISLDGFRSDYWQKTDAPTLRNMVASGVRAEWMSPAFPSKTFPNHYTLVTGLYPDHHGIVNNNMFDSTMTEIFALRNRKAVTDPRWWGGEPIWVTAQKQGKRSGVMFWPGSEAPIKGVFPTYWKVYEHEMPGNARIDTLLSWLDLPKEKRPHLFTLYFSQTDDAGHRYGPDAPETQAAIREVDEYLARLMNGLERRGLAGKVNVIITSDHGMTDISLARVLNVEDYVDLRKVERFMGGEIGYFWPKTGKTDSVYNALKRMPHAQTYKKAEIPKRFNYGTHPRVSPIVSISDEGWLQMTKEQLLRAQNNPQYGKGTHGYDHTLTTMRATFLAQGPAFPTGKTVAAFDNIHLYALLCHLLNITPAPNDGQLGAIRHVLRQ